NNNNNNNNNNNNNNNNNNNNNNNNNNNNNNNNNNNNNNNNNNNNNNNNNNNNNNNNNNNNNNNNNNNNNNNNNNNNNNNNNNNNNNNNNNNNNNNNNNNCCGCCACCGCCTCCACAGTCGCTGTCcgtccctccccccctcccccttacCCCCCGCTCCGTCACCCTCAGCgcgcgctctctctctccctctctctcacactctcCACCCCCCCTCCCGCAGCAGACCCCCGCGCAAGAACGGAAGCGATCACCGCGCTTCTGTCCCAGCCCCCGCCACCACCATGTCCCTGGGCGCCGCCATCCTACCCTAATGGAGTCCGCCAGAGGGATATAGGAAGTGACGATACACAAGCTACCTGCTCGGCCCTTCTCCGGGAGACGTACGGTGATTGCATTGGCCCACTCCGATCAAATGCCTCAGATGGGCGGGCTTTTCTGGGCCTGGGAGACTAGGAAGTCCCtgaggagaaaagggggaggcCATCTTGCTGTACGGCATCTGTCATGACAGGAAATCTAAACTACTCTAGGGCGAACTACCAGGGTTGTATAACACCCGGGGTTTGCAGATCTCCGGTCACGAGGTAGAGCCCTGGCCTGCCAATCAGAGCCTGGCATTCCGTTTGCCCAATAGCACTCCTAAACTAATATTGCAgggggagatggggaggaaagATTTGTGGACACACCGAACAACTGGGGTAGGTAGGAACAATCCAATCTATTGCATATTGTTGGACTAAATTAGGCCGGCGCCGAGATCCCAAGAAAGCTCGGGCGTTTACTACGAAGAGAAGCGAAAGTTTTCTTTCAAGGCTTATTGATATCTGACCCTGATTCCGCTTGTGACTTCGTGCCCCGGCCACTCCGACCTTCCAGGGCGCTTCTCAGTCTAGCATTCGCCAAGACTCGCTCCAGCGGCTACTGATTTACAAGACGAAATTATTTTCCTACGTACGGAATGTATGCACGTAAGTAACCAACCCTTCCACCAATCAGGAAAGTCTTATGTAAATAATACCATGCTCGAACCTTTGGGTCACCGAAGTACAAAGCGCAGACTCTAGTCGTCACTGTCCTTAAAGGTCACCGTGGCAACCAAGTGAAGGCCGAAGAGAGAGCAGGTCCTCCGGTCCTGCCCGTGGTTTTGTCTACCGTACGGCAAGATGGCGGCCTCCAGGGCACGGGGAGGCACGCCCTCTCACCACGCTGTGGGGCTGGGGGCTTTGGCTCTGACCCTCACCTCTTCTGCCCTGGGGTCCTCGAGGCGGCCGTTTTGTGCGGGGGGGTGACCGTGGGATTCTAAGATATCTGGAGGATAtttgggagggggttggggggtgggacGGTGTTCAAAGTCCTAGGCTGGAAGCAGTGCTTTTAAAAGGCCTGTAGCCTCCTCTCTCGTCTCCTGCGGAGTCGGGCCTGGGGCAGTTACTgccaaggaagggagggaagaggaaagaagtggAGCCTGACGCTTCTTACTGATCCTCAGCTTTattagagggagagggaagatcaGGAGATGGTACAGGGCTGGTCCTGGGGCAGATTCTGGTCCCTGTCGGGGAGAAAGTAGGATTAACAagactttctttctccttctaactCCCTTTCCCTGAGATTGgtattccctcccccccttccttctcccaaaCAGTTCTGGTCCATCGTCAGTTGCCCTAACATTGGAAGAGCCCTGGGATGGGattcaagagacctgggttctaggacaggtcttttagtttccttttggcAACGTGACGAAATATCCCCTCTCTTAGCCTTAgtctcttcttctgtaaaatgggtggaAGGCAGCTATGTTTCCAaataggcctggaatcaggaaaacctgagttaaaatcctgccccagacacttattagctgtgtgaccttgggcaaattacttaacctctttttgcctcagtttcctcctctgtaaaatagggacctACTACTTCCATAGGTTTATAAtcaggaacaaatgagataatttttgcaaagcatttcataaacaaatgctagttatcatcTAGATTTCCATGAgggaccccccccccaagagATTATAATTCATCTCACATTCCCAGGAAATGTTGGTGTCCATCTTTATCTCTTGGCATATTTCTTACCTTAGTTGAGAGGGAGGAGGCAGTCAGTGATTACAGCTccagttcttcttctttttgagGTGTTCCAAGCAGCCAACCCCAAAGGTTTGCCCAGGGTATTGGCCATAGCAGCTTGTAGGCAGCCTCTAGCATCAGCACTGCTAGGAAGagagcaagaaaaatgaaaaaggcctTATCAAGGGCCCGAAGAATGGGACCCCTGGGAGGAgttggaccctgggcaaatgcCAAAAATACATCTTCCTCATCCCTatcaccctcctcctcctctgccatCCTGACCAGAAAGCCTAAGAGCTGAGCAGATCAAGCTGGATGGGATGGAGATACTAGGTCAGCACTAGTTGGATTAGTGGTAATTTAGTGGGGGAAGGAGTTTTCTTGTTGCATCTGCGCTCTGTGACCTAATTCTCCAGatgcagaaataataactataataaccTAACATATAGCCCTTTAAAGTTTTCAATGTGATTTACATATGTTAGTGAGAGGGCTAGGATCCCTGAGACAGGTACCAAATGGCCTTGGACAGATTTCTGGGAATGGGGCCCTTGTCTAGGCCAAAGCACATATCAGGAGTCAGGGGTTATCAGGACACCTGGCTCCCTCCAATGAACAGCCGACAGGAGAAATTCCATTAGTTCATGCCTGTGTAGAGCTATTTAGGGGCCCCTGCCCATCTTCTTAAGCACAGCCATGGGGAAGGGGCAGAGGAACCTtgatttttctctataaaatccTATCCCCCCCCACTACTTCCAGAACTCTGCTTCCAGTAGCCTGGACCACATCTCCCTGCTAATCCCAACAAAAGCTGAGATGAACAGAGCTTTAGTGACAAATTCTTTTGAATTGAACTCAAGCCTGACCACAACATTAGTATGGGGGTCCCATACTATTTCATTAATGTAATAATAGAAAGAGTAGGCTATTAGACTGAATGAGTCTATCACAATTGTAAAACTAAGTACTAATCACTTTGAAAGGATTTTAGGACTGACTATTCGATGAAGACAAATGACACCACATAGGAAACATTTGTGTTTGAAAGAAAGGGTTAGGGTTAGGCAGAAGAGGATTCAAGTTAGAGGGTATTGCTTTTCCTGTGGACCATACTATTGTGAAGATGTTATTGGATCAGTAGAATTCATCCAGTTGAAATCAGAGAGACTAGACCAGGAGTACACAGTCCACATAACTAGAGGATATCAAAGACCATGAACCTCATGGCAGAGAGAAATGACAACCTATGAATATTATCATTGACTCTCAGAGCCCAGCCAATGCTATACCTAAACAGTGCTTCTTGCagatttttcaaaggaagaaccAGACTTTACCAACCAGAGATTATTACCCCTTTGCCATGTATGCCTCCCAGCCTTTGTATGTTACCCTTATGCCCACTCTTCCCATCAGccctgtgtgtgtatttgttggGGCATTTATTCAGACTCAAggagggaagatttttttttcctaactacTCCATTCTTGGGGTACTACCAACTATCTGACTATATCATCATAGTAAATATCTTTGGGAAAAGGTATTTGAGGACATTAGCTGATTATCACTAAGGAGTATATCAGTAGGCATTCCAGAGTCATAGTAGTAGAAACCTACTCCCAAGACCCTGAAAATAGTAGACAACTACTCTCTGGGAACCCAACTGGCTAATGCAAGTAAGAAGTGGGGAAGTAGCCATGAAGAGGGTGTTGCCTTTACATTTGAACCATGCCATAAGTCTTTAAGATAAGAActatttccactttacagatgaaaaaataggTCTAGCAAGGTCATATGATTTACTCAACACAGCTTTGACCCAGAACTTCCTGATTTCTCAAGTTTGGCTGCATCTGCCAGGCCTCCAggaaattagaagcctttcatTCTGATATGCAAATAGCCTCAAATGGCCAGGGTCTGAAGGCCATCCCTACCACCATCAATTGACTGAGTTTCAAAGCTTGTGGCTACCTCTTGATTGGTCAACTGAGAATCAGCTACCCTTCAATAAAAGTAAATGGGCCACTCTTTTAACCTTTGAGGAGGTAAACCTATGTACAGTGGAATGGATCTGTATTTTGAGAACACTTGTGCCCACATGTTGCTTTTTCCCCATCAGGAGGAGGGACAGCTGTGGCAGAGGCAGATTTATGTGCACTTGGTTTGGATAGAGGGAAGGCAGGCAGGAAgtcactgccaccactctggtatGGACacttgtaaagattaaaaatgggAAGACTAGCTGGAGATT
The window above is part of the Gracilinanus agilis isolate LMUSP501 chromosome 4, AgileGrace, whole genome shotgun sequence genome. Proteins encoded here:
- the SMIM40 gene encoding small integral membrane protein 40, whose product is MAEEEEGDRDEEDVFLAFAQGPTPPRGPILRALDKAFFIFLALFLAVLMLEAAYKLLWPIPWANLWGWLLGTPQKEEELEL